In Planktothrix sp. FACHB-1365, one DNA window encodes the following:
- a CDS encoding LamG-like jellyroll fold domain-containing protein has protein sequence MYLTKEKLQHINTIAHEGKVVIVATDSDGKIWYSVKQDGFEDSYLNTPPEQRTGWENWQELEFPNETDDQSVIDQETAELTDMANSSSFVLRSRYKTFDQTAVAPVQLISALGHVYVFRQSKTNTLLVDRFVLDGMTNKLNRKLEVRFKRSRQKHEASKNMKKGASGLTNIDTLDFRDINGNFFYESTTELSLINNLQSGWFSVVLVPTLENDVYRWHIFAYNSQTKKVELTTLLMSEEGLFDVQDYTIFEESNDNLIPRSLPGIIKRTLELGNLTVVNGLSATKYDVQREQQTDDGMQLLRDSTKVMLAIPTNTGNVAAFSFAVAADGTLSQIAPTATEKIWRNTARQVLLPLNTLDNVKIIGTTTPPPQGQITRLEQGEEDGVNIVSSTVTNLDPTKINQVKISGTRNYNSFQQGITKIDNNTFEVTPPSPVLGNWEVIPEEQTGLIFNGAVTGCEITSTGKLRITAINHGLNTGEAVQVVDTRDYNGTYTVKKIDDKTFSLEDIKWQTGTAVNLKMESQKRRGLVFDGVNDYVTVVDNPNLHITTYTVEVWIKPDNPVADWQGIIGKPGRNFNIWLNSYGFIHHRFHTSASDNGGAPDTPNGGITWNQWNHIAITNDGTTAKTYINGKLITQGATGGTLIVDKTPLYIGCLDSAGNACFKGQIADARIWKVARTETQIKDSMYLQMTGKEVGLMGYWRLGAVVEEGKERQVLDFSVNNNDGVVYGGAYVSAVSLSRNIPGTTTPAIKYENEELFAVSEGATYSEEFEFKVNPTVNPNNVDGLNGKIFDIIYKGKNNRSSLDWINITPGDTEIIDIGGGWYQAKCRFVVPDGVSLVRSFGIGNIKGSWRNLDIRKQTIQLISDVITEARYIDTVSLTTLADNQSSLEGKVTLLEVKEQQEGSLLVEKRDLESKLAAIIAQEQIAATQLPQLITAKQTEISNQQTLISSLQTQLTQCQTNYQTEVNNLFNYWCKIIVRDWNELWTVFLDRDTKILRASDKITTQAIDFKFQAVDSGYYRIVSSYENRLLQVPPQEQPIKGDLNADPNSSIYHWKLVKNAEGYWSMRSRENNNLVADFSNGSYDYRIVTWPAYYSWRQEWKIVSLGRVSNDNIANAQQALNNKTLELQRAQEKLTQLQNELKLLQTPTTDLTAQKTALQTRLQQVIALVTAIQTEINTLNNDFLNAVRTVQQTPQTMPQIAKDAKGLVTQGALLGFVRPASGLNALETCEGNVQLSYFDKQGRMRRTNYDATADSLNTAFEQWIPNSQRPCLNFSNSNSVVKLNQPLSITQDWSIEAWFCYPLPETAKWNTLIRGQNTDQHIVVSRDKKLGIYLTNDPIKQYFYDCGFNMGSLSTGWHHLTVVGEKNTTRFYIDGKEVGDTITKALADAQINLSIDPNNATFKQKLEDIKRATLKVTSDVYAIGNNHLCPASPIDYGVMKFDGVNDYVALPSTSIPIGNEITVSFWAKGGASLPKQTVIICATDASNQRVLNIHFPWSDGVIYFDCGVDSSGVFDRISKAAQTTEYKGIWVHWAFTKNATTGEMKIYRNGTLWHSGIGMKKPLTKVEICHLGKYVTSNDCYDGTVSDFRIWNKARTDVEIQADMRQRLGGKELNLVAYFPLNKIEGGKVLDLVTNNYGTVFEATNVTDQTLSLAPMPQGEQSGKLAEVRIWGLALSDEEIEANSRTLISGNESGLLAYYPLNEATGTEIRDNSGNGKNGTLTNAIWWACAAPIGELSYLKPSNLVMKFDGVGGHVSLPAMNINYAQGFSLEVWVRYNSFKSYSRIIDFGNGANADNIILTNAGTSNTLCLSVRRGTVEQNIQVAGFLDLGKWVHIAVTQEPSGSTKVYKNGQLIQSGSCQLPNSLNRTINYIGRSNWASDGYFDGQMAEFRLWNRVRTPEEIKADLYKRLAGQEPGLAIYLPLDSIATNKVLDYVGANDGTVTTATIVEESNAPWGGIGSSVVSAEYSTITIDQMTGQKTAMMRRLFAAPTLNGVNLLSDKPLENLELKWIGNAQFAPTLLGYIEGAPPVPSENLTLADDYNCATSVELTMTEDVEFNWTRNQEAGGGAKSELFVGSDVEAEAGIGFATRIGAARAGFKGELETTYKAQNESSMTSSSSLSMTDKLELRGTFEDDPKFPHLGNRFIPKNIGYALVVSAMADVFVTRLARSQKMVGYQVLPVDGIPPDVNTITFLINPAYTMNGSLDGMTGSSATSSRFFRHVPEMRSQYGSLYPASYYRLQEAYSLKRQIEAEDKRRESYFNNFDVHSLDESSLLVNTVSGNAPATIGVQREEDQGTTDQTAEEQQQTQINNFQASADANVQQQSQATQAKQAEIQSKIADQNKQIHAISSLQNWQRNIENIQVRAGKRNIVNTYVWDADGGLRTEAQSFANTVEHTIGGSFEMTAALGAEGQFKATAAATELTVQATVNLTQTMSKTATRSKGFELNIDLSGMENKGVTDYNDNPILPGEKVDRYRFMSFYLEGSTQHFQDFFNYVVDPEWLQSNDEEARALRQTQAGKPNKTWRVLHRVTYVERPALMGFGRDVRQFKVRDENVGIGKVIVDVATLQQKVDQILEWISSQP, from the coding sequence ATGTACCTAACCAAAGAAAAGCTTCAACATATTAATACCATTGCCCATGAAGGTAAAGTCGTCATTGTTGCGACCGACAGTGATGGCAAAATTTGGTACAGCGTCAAACAAGACGGCTTTGAAGATAGTTACCTGAACACACCCCCTGAGCAAAGAACAGGTTGGGAAAATTGGCAAGAATTAGAATTTCCCAATGAAACCGATGACCAGTCAGTCATCGACCAAGAAACCGCAGAATTGACCGATATGGCTAATTCTAGTAGTTTTGTTTTACGTTCTCGCTACAAAACCTTTGACCAAACTGCCGTTGCTCCGGTACAACTGATCTCGGCTTTGGGTCACGTTTATGTGTTTCGTCAATCGAAAACCAATACCCTTCTGGTAGACCGATTTGTGTTAGATGGCATGACCAATAAGCTCAATCGTAAACTAGAAGTGCGGTTTAAGCGCAGTCGCCAGAAGCACGAAGCTAGTAAAAACATGAAGAAGGGGGCTAGTGGACTCACGAATATAGACACCCTAGACTTCCGCGATATCAACGGTAACTTTTTCTACGAATCCACCACGGAATTAAGTTTAATCAATAACCTGCAAAGCGGGTGGTTTTCGGTCGTTTTAGTTCCCACCCTCGAAAATGATGTTTATCGTTGGCATATTTTTGCCTACAACAGCCAAACTAAGAAAGTCGAACTGACAACCCTGTTAATGTCAGAAGAAGGGCTGTTTGATGTTCAAGATTATACCATTTTTGAAGAATCAAATGATAATCTAATTCCTCGTAGCCTTCCAGGGATTATTAAACGCACTTTAGAGTTAGGAAATCTGACTGTTGTTAACGGTTTAAGTGCTACGAAATACGACGTACAACGGGAACAGCAAACCGACGACGGAATGCAACTATTACGCGATAGTACCAAAGTCATGTTAGCCATTCCCACCAATACGGGTAATGTGGCGGCTTTCAGTTTTGCGGTGGCGGCTGATGGAACATTATCACAAATTGCTCCTACCGCAACCGAAAAAATTTGGCGTAATACTGCTCGTCAAGTGTTATTACCCTTAAACACCTTAGATAACGTCAAAATTATTGGCACAACCACACCCCCTCCCCAGGGACAAATTACTCGTTTGGAACAGGGAGAAGAAGATGGAGTCAATATCGTTTCCTCAACGGTGACTAATCTCGATCCCACAAAAATTAACCAAGTTAAAATTAGTGGAACTCGAAATTACAATAGTTTCCAGCAAGGTATCACCAAAATTGATAATAATACCTTTGAAGTAACTCCTCCTAGTCCGGTATTAGGGAACTGGGAAGTTATACCCGAAGAACAAACCGGGTTAATCTTTAATGGTGCAGTTACGGGTTGTGAAATTACCAGTACCGGGAAATTAAGAATTACCGCCATTAATCACGGGTTAAATACTGGGGAAGCGGTACAAGTTGTCGATACCCGCGATTATAACGGAACCTACACTGTTAAGAAAATTGACGATAAAACCTTCAGTCTCGAAGATATTAAATGGCAAACGGGAACCGCCGTTAACCTGAAAATGGAATCCCAAAAACGGCGAGGTTTGGTGTTTGATGGAGTGAATGATTATGTGACTGTAGTAGATAATCCTAATTTGCACATTACCACCTACACTGTAGAAGTTTGGATTAAACCAGACAATCCCGTTGCTGACTGGCAAGGAATCATCGGTAAACCCGGTCGTAATTTTAATATCTGGTTAAACAGTTATGGATTCATTCACCATCGTTTCCATACTTCAGCATCAGACAATGGTGGAGCCCCTGATACACCAAATGGTGGAATTACTTGGAATCAGTGGAATCACATTGCCATTACCAACGATGGTACTACTGCTAAAACCTATATCAATGGCAAACTGATTACCCAAGGAGCCACAGGTGGCACTCTTATTGTAGATAAAACACCTTTGTATATTGGTTGTTTAGATAGTGCTGGCAATGCTTGTTTTAAAGGTCAAATCGCCGATGCTCGGATTTGGAAAGTCGCTCGTACAGAAACACAGATCAAAGATTCTATGTACCTGCAAATGACGGGTAAAGAAGTCGGTTTAATGGGTTACTGGCGCTTAGGTGCTGTGGTTGAAGAAGGGAAAGAGCGTCAAGTTCTGGATTTTTCTGTGAATAACAATGATGGCGTTGTTTATGGCGGTGCTTATGTCAGTGCGGTTTCCCTATCCCGTAACATACCGGGTACAACAACTCCCGCGATTAAATACGAAAATGAAGAACTGTTTGCTGTCTCTGAAGGTGCCACATACTCGGAAGAATTTGAGTTTAAAGTTAATCCTACGGTCAACCCAAATAATGTGGATGGACTCAATGGCAAGATCTTTGACATCATCTACAAAGGCAAAAATAATCGCAGTTCTTTAGACTGGATTAATATTACGCCTGGTGATACTGAAATTATCGATATCGGTGGCGGATGGTATCAGGCAAAATGTCGTTTTGTTGTTCCTGATGGTGTGTCTTTAGTTCGGTCTTTTGGCATTGGTAATATTAAGGGTTCTTGGAGAAATTTAGATATTCGCAAACAAACAATTCAGTTAATATCTGATGTGATTACCGAAGCCCGATACATCGATACGGTTAGCTTGACAACTTTGGCGGATAATCAATCATCCTTAGAAGGGAAAGTAACCCTATTAGAAGTCAAAGAGCAACAAGAAGGAAGTTTACTGGTCGAAAAACGGGATTTAGAAAGCAAACTTGCCGCGATTATCGCTCAAGAACAAATTGCAGCTACCCAACTACCCCAATTAATCACTGCGAAACAAACAGAAATTAGTAACCAACAAACTCTCATCAGTAGTTTACAAACTCAACTGACTCAATGCCAGACCAACTACCAAACCGAAGTTAACAACTTGTTTAACTACTGGTGTAAAATCATCGTGCGAGACTGGAATGAACTGTGGACAGTCTTTTTAGATCGTGACACAAAAATACTACGCGCTAGTGACAAAATCACGACCCAAGCGATTGATTTTAAATTTCAAGCAGTGGACTCCGGTTATTATCGTATTGTGAGTTCCTACGAGAATCGTTTGCTCCAAGTTCCACCGCAAGAGCAACCCATCAAAGGGGATCTCAATGCCGATCCTAACTCTTCTATTTACCATTGGAAGTTGGTGAAAAATGCTGAGGGTTACTGGAGTATGCGGAGTCGGGAAAACAATAATCTAGTTGCTGACTTTTCCAATGGTAGTTACGACTACCGTATTGTAACTTGGCCAGCTTATTACTCATGGCGGCAAGAGTGGAAAATTGTCAGTCTCGGTCGAGTCAGCAATGATAATATTGCCAATGCTCAACAGGCATTAAACAATAAAACCCTTGAGTTACAACGAGCGCAAGAAAAATTAACTCAGTTGCAAAATGAACTCAAACTCCTACAAACCCCTACCACTGACCTCACGGCACAAAAAACCGCACTGCAAACTCGTCTCCAACAAGTCATCGCTCTAGTCACTGCTATTCAGACTGAGATCAACACCTTAAACAATGACTTTCTCAATGCTGTGAGAACAGTTCAGCAAACGCCCCAAACCATGCCCCAAATTGCCAAAGATGCTAAAGGTTTGGTGACACAGGGAGCATTATTAGGCTTTGTACGTCCCGCTAGTGGACTCAATGCCCTGGAAACCTGCGAAGGCAATGTGCAATTGAGTTACTTTGACAAACAAGGACGGATGCGGCGCACTAACTATGATGCCACTGCTGACAGCCTGAATACTGCTTTTGAACAGTGGATTCCTAATTCTCAACGCCCCTGCTTGAATTTTAGTAATAGCAACAGCGTGGTTAAGTTAAATCAACCCCTGTCTATTACTCAAGACTGGAGTATTGAAGCTTGGTTCTGTTACCCCTTACCCGAAACGGCAAAATGGAATACTCTCATCCGAGGGCAAAATACGGATCAGCACATTGTCGTTAGTCGTGACAAAAAGTTAGGGATTTACCTGACCAATGACCCCATCAAACAATACTTTTATGATTGTGGCTTTAATATGGGGTCATTATCCACAGGTTGGCATCATCTCACCGTTGTGGGTGAAAAAAATACCACCCGCTTCTACATTGATGGCAAGGAAGTCGGTGATACAATAACTAAAGCCTTAGCAGATGCTCAGATCAATCTCAGTATTGATCCCAATAATGCCACATTTAAGCAAAAGCTTGAAGATATCAAACGAGCAACGTTGAAAGTCACCAGTGATGTTTATGCGATCGGAAACAATCATCTCTGTCCAGCTTCACCTATTGACTATGGGGTAATGAAGTTTGATGGGGTCAATGATTATGTGGCACTTCCTTCTACAAGTATCCCTATCGGCAATGAAATTACGGTCAGTTTTTGGGCAAAAGGAGGAGCTTCCCTACCGAAACAGACTGTGATTATTTGTGCTACTGATGCTAGTAATCAGAGAGTTTTGAACATCCATTTTCCCTGGAGTGATGGTGTCATTTACTTTGATTGTGGAGTGGATAGCAGTGGGGTTTTTGATCGAATCTCCAAAGCAGCCCAAACCACCGAGTATAAAGGGATATGGGTTCACTGGGCTTTTACCAAAAATGCCACGACGGGAGAAATGAAAATCTATCGCAATGGCACACTGTGGCATAGTGGGATTGGCATGAAAAAACCTCTGACCAAAGTTGAGATCTGCCATTTAGGAAAATATGTCACTTCTAACGATTGCTACGATGGCACGGTGTCGGATTTCCGCATCTGGAACAAGGCTCGTACCGATGTAGAAATTCAGGCGGATATGAGACAGCGACTCGGTGGTAAAGAACTGAATTTAGTTGCCTATTTTCCCTTGAACAAGATCGAAGGTGGCAAGGTTTTAGACCTAGTGACTAATAATTATGGAACTGTGTTTGAAGCCACCAATGTTACGGATCAAACTCTCTCTCTCGCTCCCATGCCTCAAGGTGAACAATCTGGGAAACTTGCAGAGGTTCGTATTTGGGGTCTTGCTCTGAGTGATGAGGAGATTGAAGCTAATAGTCGAACCTTGATTAGTGGTAATGAGTCGGGTTTATTGGCTTACTATCCCCTGAATGAAGCCACCGGAACAGAAATTCGGGATAATTCGGGTAATGGTAAAAACGGGACGCTAACTAATGCTATATGGTGGGCTTGTGCGGCTCCCATTGGTGAACTAAGTTATCTCAAACCTAGTAATCTAGTGATGAAATTTGATGGAGTTGGGGGTCACGTCTCGTTACCTGCAATGAACATCAATTACGCCCAAGGATTTAGCTTAGAAGTCTGGGTGCGTTACAACAGCTTTAAAAGCTACTCAAGAATTATTGATTTTGGGAATGGAGCGAATGCTGATAACATTATCTTAACCAATGCAGGCACGAGTAATACACTGTGTTTATCCGTTCGTCGGGGAACTGTTGAACAGAATATACAAGTTGCTGGTTTCCTAGACCTCGGAAAATGGGTACACATTGCTGTCACTCAAGAGCCTTCGGGTAGTACGAAAGTTTACAAGAATGGTCAGCTAATCCAATCGGGTAGTTGTCAACTTCCCAATAGCCTTAACCGCACGATTAATTACATCGGACGGAGTAACTGGGCATCTGATGGCTATTTTGATGGACAAATGGCTGAATTTCGCTTGTGGAATCGAGTGCGTACCCCAGAAGAAATTAAGGCAGATCTGTATAAACGTTTGGCGGGTCAAGAGCCGGGTTTGGCGATCTATTTGCCTTTAGATAGTATTGCGACCAACAAAGTCTTAGATTACGTTGGGGCTAATGATGGCACTGTCACCACCGCTACTATCGTTGAAGAAAGTAATGCTCCCTGGGGAGGAATTGGCTCTTCTGTGGTGAGTGCAGAATATAGCACGATTACCATAGACCAAATGACGGGGCAAAAAACCGCGATGATGCGACGGTTGTTTGCGGCTCCGACTCTCAACGGTGTCAATCTATTATCTGATAAACCCCTCGAAAACTTGGAATTAAAATGGATTGGCAATGCCCAATTTGCCCCCACTTTGCTCGGTTATATCGAAGGTGCGCCCCCTGTGCCGAGTGAAAACCTGACCTTAGCCGACGATTATAACTGTGCAACTTCAGTGGAATTAACGATGACGGAAGATGTGGAGTTTAATTGGACGCGAAACCAAGAGGCCGGCGGTGGTGCCAAGAGTGAATTGTTTGTAGGTTCGGATGTGGAAGCAGAAGCAGGTATTGGGTTTGCCACCCGAATCGGAGCGGCTCGTGCTGGTTTCAAAGGTGAGTTAGAGACAACCTACAAAGCCCAGAATGAGAGTAGTATGACTTCTAGCTCATCCTTGAGCATGACCGATAAACTGGAATTACGCGGTACATTTGAAGATGATCCCAAATTCCCCCATTTGGGCAATCGCTTTATTCCCAAAAATATCGGCTATGCTTTAGTTGTTTCAGCTATGGCTGATGTCTTTGTCACCCGGTTAGCCCGTAGTCAGAAAATGGTCGGCTATCAAGTGCTACCCGTTGATGGTATTCCCCCAGATGTTAACACCATTACCTTCTTGATCAATCCAGCTTACACAATGAATGGTAGTTTGGATGGCATGACCGGAAGTAGTGCTACCAGCAGTCGTTTCTTCCGACACGTTCCCGAAATGCGATCACAGTATGGTTCGCTCTATCCCGCCAGTTACTATCGTTTGCAAGAAGCATACAGTCTCAAACGCCAAATCGAAGCCGAGGACAAGCGCCGGGAATCTTACTTCAATAACTTTGATGTGCATTCCCTAGATGAAAGTTCTTTGTTGGTAAACACCGTTTCTGGTAATGCTCCCGCAACGATTGGGGTACAACGGGAAGAAGACCAAGGGACTACCGATCAGACTGCGGAGGAACAACAACAAACTCAAATCAATAACTTCCAAGCTTCGGCAGATGCCAATGTCCAACAGCAGAGTCAGGCGACTCAAGCTAAACAAGCAGAAATCCAAAGTAAAATTGCGGACCAAAATAAACAAATACACGCGATATCAAGTCTTCAGAACTGGCAGCGGAACATAGAAAATATTCAAGTTCGAGCCGGAAAACGTAACATCGTCAACACTTACGTTTGGGATGCTGACGGTGGACTGCGAACTGAAGCCCAAAGCTTTGCCAATACTGTCGAACATACCATTGGTGGATCGTTTGAGATGACGGCTGCGTTGGGGGCTGAAGGACAGTTTAAAGCGACTGCTGCGGCTACAGAACTAACCGTCCAAGCTACTGTTAATCTGACTCAAACTATGAGTAAAACCGCAACTCGTAGCAAGGGTTTTGAGTTGAATATTGACTTGAGTGGCATGGAAAATAAAGGGGTGACGGACTATAACGATAACCCTATCCTACCTGGGGAAAAAGTTGACCGTTATCGCTTTATGAGTTTCTATCTCGAAGGCAGTACCCAACATTTCCAAGACTTCTTTAACTATGTGGTTGACCCGGAATGGCTACAAAGCAATGACGAAGAAGCTCGTGCTTTGCGTCAAACTCAAGCCGGAAAACCCAATAAAACTTGGCGGGTGTTGCACCGAGTCACTTATGTGGAACGTCCAGCACTGATGGGCTTTGGTCGGGATGTGCGTCAGTTTAAAGTTCGGGATGAAAATGTGGGCATTGGTAAGGTCATTGTTGATGTTGCCACTTTACAACAGAAGGTTGATCAAATTCTGGAATGGATTAGTTCACAACCCTAA
- a CDS encoding Gldg family protein — protein sequence MKKKQFKINSKLILFLFWLGPCLMVMGISAGVVMGSWEPISLILIITGVVFLGLWFLFQAYFKPQDKSQTPYWSRRSTQAGTNALASTISVLIILGLINFIAIRNNLRIDLTENQQFTLSPQTQTLVKSFKQPVKVWVFDRGENPQTQELLVSYERIGGKNFQYEFVDPQAKPGLAQQFGVQEFGEIYLESGEKRQRVRKEALEPLTEIKLTNNLEQLVSNRTPKVYFLQGHGERPLTEGQGGLSEALNSLKEKNFIAEPINLAEKTGVPTDADVIIIASPQRKLFEGEVKALEAYLDQGGSILLMLDPQTNHGLDDLLEKWGIKVDTRLAIDGSGSGRLVGLGPTVPIVREYGQHPITQDFGNGISIYPYASPVESRTIDGITESPLIWTNDQTWAESDLKSPELQLNPGVDRQGPLSLGVALSRTPKKAEDAANKPSPSPTPTPQPSEEKPEARLVVFGNSQFATNGWFGQQLNGDVFLNSVSWLSKSDQETLSIRPKLPTSRRLAITPTLGQTLSWLGLVVLPLFGFGMAVFLWWRRR from the coding sequence ATGAAAAAAAAACAATTTAAAATCAATAGTAAACTGATTTTATTCCTATTTTGGCTTGGGCCGTGTTTAATGGTAATGGGCATATCGGCGGGTGTGGTGATGGGAAGTTGGGAACCAATTTCCTTAATTTTAATCATTACCGGAGTGGTATTTTTAGGCTTATGGTTTTTGTTCCAAGCTTATTTTAAACCCCAGGATAAATCTCAAACACCTTATTGGAGTCGCCGTTCTACCCAAGCCGGAACAAATGCTTTAGCTTCTACAATTTCTGTCTTGATTATTTTAGGACTGATTAATTTTATTGCCATTAGAAATAACCTACGAATTGATTTAACGGAAAATCAACAATTTACGTTATCTCCCCAAACCCAAACTTTAGTAAAAAGCTTTAAACAACCTGTGAAAGTTTGGGTTTTTGACCGAGGGGAAAATCCTCAAACCCAAGAATTATTAGTCAGTTATGAACGCATTGGGGGCAAAAATTTTCAATATGAATTTGTAGACCCCCAAGCTAAACCGGGTCTGGCTCAACAATTTGGGGTACAAGAATTTGGAGAAATTTATTTAGAATCGGGTGAAAAACGCCAACGAGTCAGAAAAGAAGCGTTAGAACCGTTAACAGAAATAAAACTAACGAATAATCTTGAACAATTAGTGAGTAACCGCACTCCTAAAGTTTATTTTCTACAAGGTCATGGAGAACGACCTTTAACCGAAGGACAAGGAGGATTATCAGAGGCTTTAAATAGTTTAAAAGAAAAGAATTTTATAGCAGAACCGATAAATTTAGCTGAAAAAACAGGAGTTCCAACGGATGCAGATGTGATTATTATTGCTAGTCCTCAACGAAAATTATTTGAAGGGGAAGTTAAAGCATTAGAAGCTTATTTAGACCAAGGTGGCTCTATTTTATTAATGTTAGACCCACAAACCAATCATGGTTTAGATGATCTATTAGAAAAATGGGGAATTAAAGTTGATACTCGCCTAGCCATTGATGGGTCAGGAAGTGGGCGTTTAGTGGGGTTAGGGCCTACGGTTCCGATTGTGCGAGAATATGGTCAACATCCGATTACGCAAGATTTTGGTAATGGTATTTCGATTTATCCCTACGCTAGTCCCGTTGAAAGTCGCACCATTGATGGAATTACGGAAAGTCCGTTAATTTGGACAAATGATCAAACTTGGGCTGAAAGTGACCTGAAGAGTCCTGAACTTCAGCTTAACCCCGGAGTTGACCGACAAGGCCCTTTATCTCTGGGGGTGGCCTTAAGTCGTACCCCAAAAAAAGCGGAGGATGCGGCGAATAAACCATCACCGAGTCCAACACCAACGCCCCAACCTTCTGAGGAAAAACCTGAAGCCCGGTTAGTGGTGTTTGGAAATTCACAATTTGCAACAAATGGATGGTTTGGTCAACAATTGAATGGCGATGTGTTTCTAAATTCAGTGAGTTGGTTAAGCAAGTCTGACCAAGAAACGTTATCCATTCGTCCCAAATTACCCACCAGTCGTCGCCTTGCCATAACCCCAACTTTAGGACAAACTCTCAGTTGGTTAGGGTTAGTTGTTCTCCCCTTATTTGGATTTGGAATGGCGGTGTTTTTATGGTGGAGAAGACGGTAA
- a CDS encoding DUF4340 domain-containing protein, which translates to MKFQRSTLILMTLALGLAGFVYVFEIRGKTQQEEIQAKQQKIFSFGQDEIQSFTVTTPQQIITVERVTNADELKKSPWKITTPTQFLANPASVDYLLMELLKNQSIPSDPNSGIQKLTVSPDKIKDYGLDTVTDKIDIKLKNNTTYQLRLGKKDFQGKSLYAQINSPQPTTKDMTVLVISDEILSAMNRSLEEWKLPPEPPEVPQQTPTPTPNPSATPK; encoded by the coding sequence ATGAAATTTCAACGTTCAACTTTAATTTTAATGACTTTAGCCCTAGGTTTAGCAGGGTTTGTTTATGTGTTTGAAATTCGAGGAAAAACACAGCAGGAAGAAATTCAAGCCAAACAACAAAAAATATTTTCCTTTGGTCAGGATGAAATTCAATCTTTTACGGTGACAACTCCTCAACAAATCATTACTGTGGAACGAGTTACGAATGCCGATGAGTTAAAAAAATCCCCTTGGAAAATTACAACCCCAACACAATTTTTAGCAAACCCTGCTTCAGTAGATTATCTCTTAATGGAATTATTAAAAAATCAAAGTATCCCCTCTGACCCTAATTCGGGAATTCAAAAGTTAACGGTTTCACCCGATAAAATTAAGGATTATGGGTTAGATACGGTAACAGATAAAATAGATATCAAACTCAAGAATAATACAACTTATCAATTACGATTAGGAAAAAAAGATTTTCAAGGAAAGTCTTTATATGCTCAAATTAACTCCCCTCAACCTACAACAAAAGATATGACAGTTTTAGTCATTTCTGATGAGATTTTATCGGCGATGAATCGTTCCCTGGAGGAGTGGAAACTTCCCCCAGAACCGCCTGAAGTTCCTCAACAAACTCCGACTCCAACTCCCAACCCGTCAGCAACACCCAAATAA